TCTATTGCCTCAAGCCCCGCTCTTGTAACTTCACTTATTATCTCATATCCGGGATTTATCGTCTCTTTAAATTCATCAAGGTTTGCTGTATGAATTACCGTCCTTGCTTTGATCAAAATTTGGGGGACATCATTCATTTGATATCTTGCGTCAGAGACATCCATTCCTTTGGTTTCAGCTTCATATAGTATCTCCTTCGCTTTATTAATTTTGACAACAAGGGTATCAATCATCTCGCGCATTTGCCTTGCGACTTCAAAGCCCTTATCCCCTTCTTTATGACACTTTATACAAGTCGCTTTTGTATTTGTTCCAAGCATTTCATCCGTCGGTTTTTCAATTAGATGATACCCGTGGCAAACCTCACACTGCGGTATTTTCTTAGCTTCAAAGACAGGAGCGTGGGGACTCCTTGAAAACATCTCGGCATTTAAAGCGTGGCAAGTACCACAAACATGGGAAATTGACTTAACACCAGGGGGAATAGCACCGTGATTTCCATGGCAATCATTACAAGCAGGAGCTGATAAATCCCCCTTCTCAAGCAAAGCCCTACCGTGAACGCTTTTGACATATTTTTCATACTGATCCGTTGGAATTTTATAACCGCGCATATAGCTGGCGTCGCTATGACATCTTGCGCAAGTTGTTGGTAAATTTGAAGCAAAGACCGTTGAGCGCGGATCATTAGCAGGGAAAATGTCATGTGCGGAATGACAATCCGAACAGGTTGCAACCTTTATATCACCACGCAAAATTCTCTGCCCATGAACGCTCGTCTTATACTTTTCAAATTGATCAGTCGGTAGCCCAGGGTTAAACCTTTTCATATAATTTGCATCGCTATGACA
This is a stretch of genomic DNA from Candidatus Thermokryptus mobilis. It encodes these proteins:
- a CDS encoding cytochrome c3 family protein, giving the protein MRKIFLSLFFLSLISFAQNKDGCYNCHKDVVGDKPTALYSEDVHFKLGISCADCHGGDRTSDDMDVAMSKERGFIGVPKGDKIIDVCLRCHSNEETMKKFNSKVDVSQFKLFKASVHGKSEIATCVTCHGIHEIKRASDPRSPVYPTREIRLCSKCHSDANYMKRFNPGLPTDQFEKYKTSVHGQRILRGDIKVATCSDCHSAHDIFPANDPRSTVFASNLPTTCARCHSDASYMRGYKIPTDQYEKYVKSVHGRALLEKGDLSAPACNDCHGNHGAIPPGVKSISHVCGTCHALNAEMFSRSPHAPVFEAKKIPQCEVCHGYHLIEKPTDEMLGTNTKATCIKCHKEGDKGFEVARQMREMIDTLVVKINKAKEILYEAETKGMDVSDARYQMNDVPQILIKARTVIHTANLDEFKETINPGYEIISEVTRAGLEAIDEYYFRRWGLGASTLIITILVIALYLKIKQIERRK